A window from Chrysemys picta bellii isolate R12L10 chromosome 2, ASM1138683v2, whole genome shotgun sequence encodes these proteins:
- the LOC101940074 gene encoding uncharacterized protein LOC101940074 yields MVMHDADVQGPNLNTMTIAKRKKATATSNYHNEGEKEDFVKPHAEEIIATEETPDPNEILIVEEGDDRDGSGQAVKETDVKSTVPEIILHPTGSLIRQGEKSEETNT; encoded by the exons ATGGTTATGCATGATGCTGATGTGCAGGGACCTAATCTAAATACAATGACTATAGCTAAAAGGAAAAAAGCAACTGCCACAAGTAATTATCACAATGAAGGGGAGAAAGAAG ATTTTGTTAAGCCACATGCAGAAGAGATTATTGCTACAGAAGAGACACCTGATCCAAATGAAATCCTGATTGTGGAAGAGGGAGATGATCGAGATGGTAGCGGGCAAGCAGTAAAGGAGACTGATGTGAAGTCAACAGTACCAGAAATAATTCTTCATCCCACAGGAAGCTTGATTAGACAGGGAGAGAAATCAGAGGAAACAAACACCTGA